The Plasmodium falciparum 3D7 genome assembly, chromosome: 12 genome contains the following window.
tacataatattatttccgtcatttattatattttgtacatTATAATGTgagtttattatattattccttttatcataatttatttcatattctctctttttaaaattatcattCATTAAATTGTCtggattatttttattatgatgttGTACCATAATATTGgatactttattttttttccgcTTTTTTAACAAATTGGTTATGGTAGtatctatatataactttttcttagaaatacatttatttatctcCTCTATATCTTTTGATTTTATTTCTCTACTAAGATTATATCTGAAATCGATggtttgatatatataacttgTTGGATCTTTACGAGGGTCATATCCATATTTACAGTAGGTTCTTCTCCATGGACCGTCAGCAAAATAAAAACAGATTTTTGAAAAACAGCTTTTTAAACAATAGGTACTTATATTTTCAACATGTTCTAATAAAACATCTTTACACCATATTGGCCTAATTTCAAAAAGTAATTTAACCCtgttatataattcatctgagacatatttttttaaagctGATTCAAAAGGATTGATCGGTAAATGTTCATCATCATATTTAGCTATAGGATTACAATGTACAGGTTTTTTGGTaacaataattttattactataattattaatatcttcatttttactttttttatttaacattaaattattttcttcattatataattcatcaATGGTAATTGGATCCATTTGGTTATGGTCCTCGTTTGAATTATTCACATTTGgaataatatgattataatcataattatgattatatttatttatattaccaaCATGGTCattcttattattcatatcatttGTTGTATTTATCGAAACATTTGACATAAGATCATTACTTGTTGTGTGTATCagtctttttaaaaaaaattccagATCTCCTTGTTTAATTTCCTCCTTTGAATTAATAGGTGGAGAAAATTTACTTATAATATGCTTATACtctcttatatatttatttgtaatatgaGACTCATAACTTTTATAATCATAAGGATTTATACATTTGCTATGAATAGAACAATGTAATTCATAGGCTTCACTTTCATCTGAGGAATAACTTCTTTCtctatccatattattattattattattattatcatatgatAAATCATCgtctttaaatatttttttatccaatagttgtttatataataattccaCTTCTTCGTTATGATAaggaaaagaagaaaattgtTCATATGGTGGAAATTCGGGAAGCCCTGTGTTAGCATTCAATTCTGTGGgtttattattcattatatttttcgaGCTGTTCATTGAAATATTACGATAAAATGGATCATTCCTCACGTCACATGGGTTAccacaaatattattattattgttcacAGAATTTTGATCAAGattgttatataaattattttgatttatgTTATGTTTTTCTATATCTATAATTTGGTTTGATTCTTGGTttgaattataataatttgtcATATTTGTCATATTTGTCATATTTGTCATATTTACCATATTTACCATATTTGCCATATTTgccatatttatattttgtgtatTATTCGTACTatcatatatgttattattattgaaaagaaaaaagttatcgttatttaataaatttatatcacAAATATTTTGCTGATAATTTTGATTTggatcatttttttcattttgtttttctacatcttctatattttcatttttctggttctttttttttttctttttttttttctttccttgttctgtatgtttattttcttgttgagagtttatgtttttttttttttgagatgTCTTTCCTTTTTGTAAAAGATGAATATAGTttgtattataatcatatctATTATAGAATGatggaatataataaaaatcgctcatattattaaaataataaaagtatttAACAAAACCAAGGAATTCAaacttataattatttttccttgttcttttgattttaattaatatattattaacttTTGTACAGGTAGCTGATATGAAAGAAGAAtacatatcattattattaattcgTAAAACAATAgtttcatcataattatatttattcttatgaTGATTAAATACTTCTGTAATTTTATGTAAACCTCCTAAACTTTCCACAGCTGACAATCCACTCGAACCTTTTTTGATTCTTCCTGGGATTTCTacacaaatatattcatCTTTTCGAACTGTTTCAAAatgtatttctttatttttatctttattctTATAAACTCTAACAAAAGATTTATCCCCCTTTTCGCTACCTTCCGCaatcatatttaaaaattattttatatatatatatatatatatatatatatatttaaatatcataattttttttttaaaatacagttgaattctttttttcctttttaaaaactaacattttttttaattcaaaaaataaagtaatatattttataacttacatataataatattccgttttaatttttcccttattcctttttattttgtaaaattcttcaaatatttttttacattaatTAGAAAAACTTGTATATTTCATACAAcgttttaatttaataaaaaaatataaaaacctacttaaaaaaaaaaatcattaaaTTTGTTggagatgataaaaatatgaacatgaACCAtgttaacaaaaaatatatatatagcaagtcaaaattttttaaatataacagTAAAAAAAGccaaaggaaaaaaaaatataatatattatatatataaaggaatttcatagaaaaataaaataaaataaaataaagaaaaaaaaaaaaaaaaaaatattaattatatatatatatatatatatatatatatatattaggtaAAAACATTTTAGTATTACTTTCAAGTCaaccacaaaaaaaaaaaaaaaaaaaaaaatatatatatatatatataaacagtcttatatgtatgaaaatatttataaatttaatatcaatttttatgtacttatatatatatatatatatatatatatatatatatatattttattattttttttttttatttgtttttatgttCTTATTTGCTCACAATGACAAATCAAGTCCTTTtcagatatattaaaatataacatcATGGTTAGAaaaataccaaaaaaaaaaaaaaaatatatatatatatatacgtttTAATAACATTGTTACCATTAGCATGTTGTTTATTTTATCGAAGTTAATCATATAAAAGATGTTGAAACTTAATAAGATCTATAAAATTAATCATAAGAATAATTATGCAGCCTTATTAAATGAAgagaagaataaaataaatgttattttaaatgaatatacagatattatatataataataacagtaAAAGatgtaaaaacaaatataaggatatgaaaaatattcataatattctttatagtagtgttttaaaaaattacaagaatgtatatttttataaaaacatgtTAAAAATTGTTGAAAATAGGAAAAATGATCTTACACTtcatcaaataaatattatattaaactCATTAATCAAAGcacaaatttataaatattctatatttaattcttttgaaGAACCaatattaaaacatttaaataatatacatataatgattaatgataatatttataaaaactataataaaataattgaaCACATTAggacagaaaaaaaaattgtatatattccTACTACCACTTTGCTTTTTCCTAATAAGGATATAAaactatattttaatatatctgaCACTCAttataattcaaataatgTACATTTAATTTCTGGACAATTCGATATActcattaatatttttaagagCTATATTCATTTCTCATGTCAcaattctttatttaatactttgttctttttcataacaaaaaattatttatttataaaaaataaaaaaaacaacttATTAAATGTGTGGCTTttgtatatacaaaatattctATCTAAACATAGTATAGGAAATTTAGAACAACATTCCATAGTTAATATATCAAAcgaaaaaaagataaatattttaaaaaaaaaaaactttttcAAACATTCCAAATTGTACAGAcatcaatattatttcaacattaaaatgaaaactatttataattatattattgcttataaaaaaaaaaacataaaaaactATATTAACAAAGACAAACACAATAATAAGTCATATAATactatattttgtaaaaattatatatctagtgttttaaaatatataactataCTAATTTTGAAGAAAGACAAATATCTTTtacttcaaaaaaaaaaaattaataaaaataaaaatttatatatatcaaatggttatatgtataaatataaatattcaaatgtacatatatctAGTAATTTTgcatttaattatttaatcaAATTCCATTTTATCGATAATCACTttttattaaagaaaaaatattttcctcaaatgttattaaatgatataacGTTTCTTCAAAATATGTTAATTTTCTTGTACAACATGAAGTTTAAATCAAACATATTTCAGAGATATGTAAAACGAATTGCAAGTACATGATCTCAATGTGGATGAATAAACCattgatttattttaatataatgaagaaaaaagattaaaattaaattgttaaatataataaagaaaaattcaTAAGATACATAACATATATCATATGCATATCatacttatatttaatatatatatatatatatattaacattttatGACTTTTTGATTGACtctaattaatattatgtaacatcttattttttatgtcgTATTCAATCTTGTGaatgtatacattttttcattaaaaaaaaaaaaaataataataataaaataaaataatatatacacttAAATTtgactttttcttttttctttttttttttttttttgttcttattttttatgatccatattatttcttatttttttgtataaaccATAtgatttatcttttaaaacaCCAACCATCTtcatcttaaaaaaaaaaaataaaaataaataaataataaaggaatttaattatttttaattttattcataattaAGGGAATACACAGAAactagaaaaatataataaaatgacacacgcatatatatatatatatatatatatatatatatatatatattaatcaaATATgagattttaaaatattatatatatttaattcaaaaacaaataaaataaaatacatatatgtatatatattattcagtAAATACAATATTTTGAGacgtacatatatacatgtacatATTACATTATTGAGCATTGCTTTCACTTTGCATCCTGCTTAATCTATCTTGctctattaattttaaacatTTTTCAGCTGTTTTTCTACGAGCCCTTTGATTTGATGGTAATTCCACTTCAGGCgcttttatttcatttaatgTATTCTCCACACTTATGTTATGTTTTACACTTGCTTCCATATTgccaatataattattatttacctGAACAACTTGAGAATTAGCTAGCGGAAAATTAACATGGCTAGTACTAGCGTCGTTCAGAAAAttcatgttattatttatgaacAGGTCAGATGAATTACTATAAGGCGGTAATTTATCCGTAACAAAATTTGAATAGTCATTtacatttaaattaaaatcaaAATTGTTGTTATTAACATTAACATTtccatttaaataataattatttgtatttccCGAGGtgtttgatatattattttcaatatttaataaatcattttttatttgttcattatTGAAAACATTTAGTTGATCTATGGATTGAGAGCATTGTtgcatattattttgtaaaccattttgtatattatctTTTGTAGTTCCATTGGGAGTTATGTAATTTTGTACATTTTGATGGAAAATAATTTCATTGtaactatttatattatctactgaattattaaaattgttattGTTATCGAACATATTTTGGTTTGgtgtatttattattgtaGTACTTTGTCTATATTgctcaatattattattattattattattatcattattattgttattattgttatcattattattgttattattattgctatTTATTTCGTTATGCATATTATTTGCGCCCATAACATTTAATGTGTTTTCCGGAATAACGTTAGAGTTTTcatatacattataattattattaatattgttgAACGCAAAATTGTTATTGAcaagattattattttgtatatcgCCACTAACaaggttattattattttccaatTCCCCTTTCATATTATCTACCATGTAAccgctttttttttttaataaatctaaCAAATATGCATTTTGCTTATTCTTTACATTTAACaaatacataattttttgatATTGTGTTATTTGTTCCTTTAATTGAgaattcatattttcatttaatttgaTCTGATATGATAAATCTTTTTCTAGttggttttttttattttctattttcatTACTCTTTTACTCatccttttatatatattgtcatCTGGATTCTCCTCTATGTTCATAATTAAACTAACATTTCCATCGTTATCATCTGATAATCCATCTTTTATTTGTGTAGAAGCGATATGTACATTCATATGAAGCAGAACAAAATTATTTGGGAAGAAATTATGATCAAATGGTATATCTGTAAATCCCCCCcatgaataaataatatcttGTTTTGCAAAACATTTTAGACATGCCTTTGCTGTAAAATCATTAATATACTGAAATTTTTTAGATTCAAAAGAATATAAGGCTGAAGgcattttttctatatatttataattatattcttcacctcctataataaatatataattattagcACATATCATAGAATGATATGCTCTATGTTCATTTAAAGTATTAACATATACAGGTAAGATAGACCAAGACCATATATATCCattatattgtaataaaaataatctaCTACAAAGATTttgatttttcattttaccaccatataaaattaaattatttttttttttttttgtatcatACCAAATTGCAGTTGAATGAAAAGATCTTCCAAATGGATTTACATATTGATAATTTACTTCTTCCCATAGAAAATAGGAATAACAATATGTATGTccattttttgtttcttttccttttttacattttttaatatttagaATCCATAAATCATTTTTACAAAAAGAATTATCTTCATCACAAATTTCTTCATTTCCACCAAATAAAACAAGGTGTGGATATAAAAAATCTAAACTATGTCCATATCTCTTGCTAGGTTTTTTCCCTTTGATTTTAATTTCTAcccattttcttttaattttttctgaTTCGCTTGTATATGAATAATCCGAACTGTAATTAGAGCAACTGGATGTGTCTGTTTTTAACATATCGTTAATAGGTTTACgagaatttatatatacaccgTTAGTATCATTTATCATATCTTTTTCGTTTTTAAAATAGAATGGAGGTCGAGATAATTTTGAAGAATCTGATGAATTTGAGGATGAAGTTAAAGAAGGCGTTGATGAAGAAACATGATTATTTGAGTCAACACATGATGAGGATGAACAGTTCCcttgatttttattttttttttctatattgtTACTTAAgcaaatattattcatagaACTAATTTTATGTTCGTTTAACAAGTTTGAATTATTTAActgattaatattattttctgcAATTTTTGAAGATTGTTCATTATAAGGGTTACATTCTTGATCACAATGGTAATTACCttcattattactatcacataggtttttattattattattattattattattactatcactTTGATTagtattactattattattattatcatcattcgTCACCTTTTCATTATTACCATAAGAAGATACAACAGTTAAATTCAAGGCATGCAATTTATTGTCtgctaatatattatttttttttttccccccaTGTACAAATAGAAATACTCCATTACGTCCTAAATTTACTACACATGAAGCTTGAAAAGCCCTAGGTGAAGGTACATTATAcgttttgatttttttccaatttataaatttttcattttcttcttcacatatatatgtatcattatatgttttaattaaataattttctatacttgttgaattatatatattactttttctatccttatcattttcattattatcacatTTGGTCATATCTCCATGAACATTCATTAAAAATTCACTGGCATAATTTTTTGTGAAATCATAGTCTAGTAACCCACCACCATATAAtactattttatatttcccatttataaaatcattataaccattcatattattgttttcatCATTTACATTATTGTCATTAAGTTCATTCTCTTCCTTTTCATGCATTGAACTCTGTTCACAAACATCCTTCGTCTGACTTATATCATAATAGAAGTGAAGAGAGTGTCCTATTCTTCCAGTGGGATTGTGAACActgtttcttcttttttcttcctcATCATGACGAATTAAAGTTAATgacattatttaaaaaaattaattaaaaaatgaataaatgaataaataaataaataaatatatatatatatatatatattatatatataaattttttttttttttttttcttatatatatatatatatatatatatatatattatagtaataatattttatatatgctttaaatatatacaattatatatttatacatatatttttttttttatttcattaattaaataaaaaaaaaaaaaattaagtcatgtataaattatattttttattattatattaaatattattatatagaatataaaaagatattattattattattattattattatatataatactatatattatatatataatatgtcatAATaagttattaatttttatagttatataaatttatttattgtatatgCTTTAAGATTaaccattatttttttttattataaaatctgatgtatatttaatatattcttttttaattttataatttatttgaatggaaaaaaaaaaaaaataaaataaaataaaataaaaaaaatataacataataaatataatataatataatataattataataaaatattattatatatatatatatatatataaaagaatatgcCCTTTATGAATGCCgcaactttttttttttttttaaataccattatttaattattataatttcgtagtttttataaaaatagtacatatttattaatctGTCCgcataatatacatatataacgcatataataatgatatatatttttaaaaaatataaaaaaagtatttaATATACTATATAATCACTTTAATTATACAATTAAAAGTATTTtaatttgaatttttttttttttttcataaataaatatgtacataattaataataaatatttattacagaaaaatattgatagacaaaaaaaataatataaaataaaaaataacataaataaaaagatattcaaatagtaaaaaatatgaagttacaaaaatatattttaaatatgtatagaTATTAAAGAACGCAAAACAATGAtacgtacatatatatatatatatatatgtatgtatgcatgtatatttatttatatgatatatgattattttccCTATGGAtcatatatttgaataagCTTTAATAACATTTACGAAATATTTACTATGTTCTATGTTGGTTATATCCCAAACGTGTAGTTCATCTTCATATGGAGGATATTCACCTATAAAGTAGGGGCaaccataatatatatatatatatatatatttcatatttatattattattattatatatatatatatatatttttttttttaccgaGCAGTATTAAGCCTTtgttttcataataatacttGGGTATTAATAACCAtcctacaaaaaaaaaaaaaaaaaaaaaaaaaaaaaaaaaaaaaaaatcgaaCAAAATGTAATATGGCTTGTACatgtcatatatatttatatactcaTTTTTAGTCATATTTTTGTACCTGAGTAGAAGTCAGTTATTTTTAGCGTGTAATATGTCGTAAGGGTTATAggagatataaatattatggtAAGAAAATCTTTATTCTcatattgtataatataataaaagtttGATGTTTCGTCATatcctatatatataggtgGAAATAAATTTAGggttaatttattttttatataatctaCATATTcaatattatctttatattgtgtattcatatttattatagatAAATAATACGTCAATTTAAAATTTAAGTTGGTTTCATATGTAttctttatatcattattaaatgtatcatatagattatttttattttcttcatttaaatttaattctATGGATTTTCCTTTCAtcctattattatgattatttgtattaagttcatttgtattaagttcatttgtattaagatcatttgtattaagatcatttgtattaagatcatttgtattattattattattattattatcatcatctgtGTGTTTTATATAACGCTGTATAAACAATATTCGTGTATTCACATAATCTATCATAGCTATCTGATTGATCATGTTACCACAAAAATGAGTTACAATTTGTAcatgttcattttttgtattatcattaatttcTTCTTTGTTTAATAATTCGAGttttataaattcatatattttgtgtATACTGGAACTAGCCAAAAGTAcataacaataattattgagaagaaataaatttttatttttaatactattatttatatgacatGAATAAGataaattatcaaaattataacatttcttcttatttaattgtacaaaaactaaaaaacataaaatatcgATTTCTTCATTACAATTagatattttcatattcttaaataaatatttatccaCAAGTATGGTATTAATTATAGCGCAGTCTTTATTAGAATCATCTCCTTCCTTACATAAAtcattatgaaaaatattatcatcattatgaaaaatattatcattattatatatattgtcatcattatatatattatcatcattataaatattataattattatcatatgatgatgatatatatatatcatctttattttgATCTATACTTAATGatatgtttttaaaattatttaatatattatcatatccatttacatatattgtatatttatcAATATATGTTATACTTGGTAATATTCTCCTGTTtggtgttatatatattacagaAGAGTATTTAAAATAACTAATATCTCTCATATATCCAAATGTATAATTTCGATAATTCTCgttttttcttaaattcattttattcctattattcatttcttcttcttcatcattttGCTTCCTCAATATTAACATAAGCATCAATAAAAGTAAAAGACTTATTAGATATTTTAAACATGGTCTCCTTTCACTTTCAACATGCTCACCCCCTGAATTCAGCATAATAATCAAGTATTAAAATGGGTACataaatatgtgtatatatatatatatatattaaataatgggGGGACAGGAAAAAAATCCAAAATTTTAATCTATTTAAAGAGGATGAAcaaatattcaaaaatatataaatatatatatatatatatatatatatatgtgtatatttatttgtatatatattctctTAAATATGTacgtatgtatatatatatatatatatatatatattatatttattctctTTTATATGTTAGCATATTTTTTGtggtattttatataaacatttttaattttaattatgcCATTATTAAACATTTTATCATTAGGAAGATTATATATTGagaagtatatataaatcgacacataaatatataatatatatatatataatatattattatatatgtatattttgttctttttttcaatGTTTGTTTAAATTGATATATTAcccttatttattattttaaaataaattttatattacaccttgaataaaaatatgtaagaacaatttttctctttatataaatatatatatatatactccttaatttttttaagataaggtgatattaatatttttatttatatatatatatttttattatcatttatttattttatttttttatggaatattaaatgattgaggtgtatatgtttattatatttttactacATCATTAAGGTTATGTCTTTAGTTAAatgtcatcattttttttttttttttttttctttaacatGAAGGTAAATATGTATACttaagattatatatatatattaatatttataatattaaaataatcatatgtccaatatatatatatatatatatatatatatatatatatatatatataaacatatcaTATTGATCTAAAAGAACAagttaaaaattatattttctttaaattgTACATATTGTGATACAAAATCTGcgcatatataaaaaaagaataaatttcAAAATTGTACTCATTTCCTTTCccaatataaaagaaaaaaagaagaaaatcatcaaaaaaaaggttgaaatattaaatattcctCACacgatataatatatatatatatatatttatatttatttatttataaatattttttaactttTGTCAGTGAGAAGATTAAGCCATCATCTTAAGATTATATAGGTTACCATTCTTttttcaaaagaaaaaaaaatataggaaACCTTTGGCCCTAAATCAGGACAgcatatttttcatcattcaaaaattaaaaaatatttttaaagtttaatttattatatatatatatatatttatatatatacaatataatatataataatagtaccTTTCAAAGCATTATGTACCTTTCGGTATTCTTAAGgaataacaaataaaaagaacACATAATTAGAATAATTTaagattaaaatatattttatgatatatttgtACTTAACATTTGGATATAAGAATGAaacatatatgataaaaataccTAAACGTgacaaaaattatttaaaaataaatcataaaatataaaaatatcttaTAATATGATTTTCTTCAAAAaggtaaaagaaaaatatataattaaatcaaattgtgaatttttttttttttttttataaataaatggagtttatattaaatattcatttaaaaaaaaaaaaaaaaaaaaaaaaaattatctaaGTGatttagtaataatatattttttatcgaGTTAGtattaaaacaatataataataataatctagaatattatatatattatattatatatatatttttatttatttatattatgtattaataGAAATACATTTTCAT
Protein-coding sequences here:
- a CDS encoding general transcription factor 3C polypeptide 5, putative yields the protein MIAEGSEKGDKSFVRVYKNKDKNKEIHFETVRKDEYICVEIPGRIKKGSSGLSAVESLGGLHKITEVFNHHKNKYNYDETIVLRINNNDMYSSFISATCTKVNNILIKIKRTRKNNYKFEFLGFVKYFYYFNNMSDFYYIPSFYNRYDYNTNYIHLLQKGKTSQKKKNINSQQENKHTEQGKKKKKKKKKNQKNENIEDVEKQNEKNDPNQNYQQNICDINLLNNDNFFLFNNNNIYDSTNNTQNINMANMANMVNMVNMTNMTNMTNMTNYYNSNQESNQIIDIEKHNINQNNLYNNLDQNSVNNNNNICGNPCDVRNDPFYRNISMNSSKNIMNNKPTELNANTGLPEFPPYEQFSSFPYHNEEVELLYKQLLDKKIFKDDDLSYDNNNNNNNMDRERSYSSDESEAYELHCSIHSKCINPYDYKSYESHITNKYIREYKHIISKFSPPINSKEEIKQGDLEFFLKRLIHTTSNDLMSNVSINTTNDMNNKNDHVGNINKYNHNYDYNHIIPNVNNSNEDHNQMDPITIDELYNEENNLMLNKKSKNEDINNYSNKIIVTKKPVHCNPIAKYDDEHLPINPFESALKKYVSDELYNRVKLLFEIRPIWCKDVLLEHVENISTYCLKSCFSKICFYFADGPWRRTYCKYGYDPRKDPTSYIYQTIDFRYNLSREIKSKDIEEINKCISKKKLYIDTTITNLLKKRKKNKVSNIMVQHHNKNNPDNLMNDNFKKREYEINYDKRNNIINSHYNVQNIINDGNNIMYGETPNSSNDFNSYLINKESHNYNIYQNEIYDKEENIFFHKDEEINEILQFLKKSNTISLMEHFRSEAHFSVTPLKLSTMYQFIDIYDNNVMNFLLNLKTQKVCSRENGWIDSKDLAKIRDILSVRSVTLRRAHFK